A region from the Muribaculum gordoncarteri genome encodes:
- the tatC gene encoding twin-arginine translocase subunit TatC, translating into MPTTDNTVSSSTANDKEQLVEMTFWDHLDAMRSVLLRAAIVVTVLSVGFFTVMPDLFDRVILAPCRGDFVLYRLFNSITRLSEWLPDFSTDDFHVELINIQLASQFFIHISTSFWLALVFSCPIILYLLWGFISPALYSTERRSVQAAFVAGNLMFFLGVAVGYFIVFPVTLRFLAEYQVSASVPNQISLDSYMDNFLMMIFVMGLVFELPLLAWLLGKLGLVTRDMFRNYRRHAIVVLLVLAALITPTGAPFTLMVVFLPLYLLWEIGAMVVPSR; encoded by the coding sequence ATGCCGACAACCGATAATACGGTAAGTTCATCGACAGCCAACGACAAGGAGCAACTCGTCGAGATGACATTTTGGGATCATCTCGATGCGATGCGTAGCGTCCTTTTGCGTGCGGCCATTGTCGTGACGGTGCTCTCGGTCGGATTCTTTACCGTAATGCCCGACCTGTTTGACCGGGTGATACTTGCGCCATGTCGAGGCGACTTCGTTCTATACCGGTTGTTCAACTCCATCACCCGATTGAGCGAATGGCTTCCCGATTTCTCGACCGACGACTTCCATGTGGAGCTCATTAACATCCAGCTCGCATCGCAGTTTTTCATACACATATCAACCTCATTCTGGCTGGCACTTGTATTTTCCTGCCCGATAATCCTGTATCTGCTGTGGGGATTCATAAGCCCAGCCCTATATTCAACCGAGCGTCGTAGCGTTCAAGCGGCTTTTGTAGCCGGCAACCTGATGTTCTTTCTCGGAGTGGCGGTGGGATACTTCATCGTGTTTCCCGTTACGTTACGCTTTTTAGCCGAATATCAGGTAAGCGCGAGCGTACCCAACCAAATATCACTCGACTCCTATATGGACAACTTCCTTATGATGATATTTGTCATGGGACTTGTGTTTGAACTCCCCCTTTTAGCATGGCTGCTCGGCAAGCTCGGGCTTGTGACGCGTGACATGTTTCGCAACTACCGTCGCCATGCCATCGTGGTGTTGCTCGTTCTCGCCGCCCTGATTACACCCACCGGCGCTCCATTCACCCTGATGGTGGTGTTTTTGCCGCTATATCTGCTTTGGGAAATCGGAGCCATGGTAGTACCGTCGCGATGA
- a CDS encoding MFS transporter, giving the protein MDKNSVNVADMPLRWGHFRVLIVASLGQTIGQGLATLVGIIIPMMQLMMHPELSAGMQGILGCTSLIGLMIGAIVFGKLSDRYGYLLFFRLCPLLMIAASLVAYFYHQIPVLLICLFVMGFAVGGEYSLDSDYISELMPDRWKLFMVGTAKASASLGGAVVATVCFFLIKAWDKASPWPNLLFIITAIAGLMLLLRIRFAQSPGWLMSKGMTAKAEQSVKYFLGPDAVMTVPPSTDKASPDSDESMGDFLKRNAKKLVFSGVPWACEGLGVYGIGIFLPILIMALGIDNLPPHATQINHIVNSVELTIWLSIIMMVGFMAGLLLLNKLYQVSMQSWGFFLSAAGLALLLIAYKLHWASWTAITGFMIFELFLNAGPHLITFILPARIYPVADRGTGVGASAAIGKMGAVVGAFFIPVLLRWGGSTLVLLVSIAVMLIGGIITAVIGPQILPKSKVTRDNKPS; this is encoded by the coding sequence ATGGATAAAAACAGCGTCAATGTGGCCGACATGCCCCTGCGATGGGGTCATTTCAGAGTATTGATTGTAGCATCACTCGGCCAAACCATCGGACAAGGACTTGCAACTCTCGTGGGCATCATCATCCCCATGATGCAGCTCATGATGCATCCCGAACTCTCGGCGGGAATGCAGGGAATTCTCGGATGCACATCACTCATCGGACTTATGATAGGAGCAATCGTATTCGGTAAGCTAAGCGACCGTTACGGTTACCTGCTATTCTTCAGGCTATGCCCGTTGCTGATGATAGCAGCTTCGCTTGTGGCCTACTTCTATCACCAAATACCGGTGTTGCTCATTTGCCTGTTTGTAATGGGATTTGCCGTAGGCGGTGAATACAGCCTCGACTCCGACTACATATCGGAACTGATGCCCGACCGATGGAAACTCTTCATGGTGGGAACAGCCAAAGCCTCGGCATCGCTGGGTGGAGCCGTTGTAGCTACAGTGTGCTTCTTTCTTATCAAAGCATGGGACAAAGCCTCACCATGGCCCAACTTGCTTTTCATCATCACGGCCATAGCCGGACTCATGCTCCTGCTGCGAATACGTTTCGCACAAAGCCCCGGATGGCTGATGTCAAAAGGCATGACCGCCAAAGCCGAGCAGTCGGTAAAGTATTTTCTCGGCCCCGATGCAGTGATGACCGTTCCGCCTTCGACCGACAAAGCGTCACCCGACTCCGATGAATCAATGGGTGATTTCCTGAAACGTAACGCGAAAAAATTGGTGTTCAGCGGTGTGCCCTGGGCTTGTGAAGGACTTGGAGTATACGGCATAGGCATATTCCTTCCTATTCTCATAATGGCATTAGGAATCGACAATCTTCCTCCTCACGCTACCCAAATCAACCATATCGTTAATTCCGTGGAACTCACCATCTGGCTGAGCATAATAATGATGGTTGGATTCATGGCCGGACTACTGCTGCTCAACAAGCTCTACCAGGTAAGCATGCAGTCATGGGGATTCTTCCTATCGGCCGCAGGGTTGGCGCTTCTGCTCATAGCCTATAAGCTTCACTGGGCTTCATGGACAGCCATAACAGGATTCATGATCTTCGAGCTATTCCTTAACGCAGGCCCCCACCTCATCACATTCATACTTCCGGCACGAATATATCCTGTAGCCGACCGAGGCACCGGAGTGGGCGCATCGGCGGCAATAGGCAAAATGGGAGCAGTGGTCGGAGCTTTTTTCATTCCGGTTCTGCTGCGATGGGGCGGTTCGACGCTTGTGTTGCTCGTGTCGATTGCCGTAATGCTTATAGGCGGAATTATCACTGCGGTAATAGGCCCGCAGATACTCCCGAAGTCAAAGGTTACTCGCGATAATAAACCCTCTTGA
- a CDS encoding bifunctional UDP-N-acetylmuramoyl-tripeptide:D-alanyl-D-alanine ligase/alanine racemase, translating into MKYSISRISAELGIDRVSCPDYEVSLLLTDSRSLIYPSESLFFALRTSNNDGHRYIEELYGKGVRNFVVERVPDSLKDAADVNFLVVDDVKSALQTIACRHRDRFDVPVIGITGSRGKTTIKEWLYQLLQSDFRIVRSPRSFNSQIGVPLSVWEMNDDIDLGIFEAGISMPGEMQSLQRMIKPTIGILTNVGGEHAEGFESMLEKCREKAGLFVDCDRLIYCDDDPLVKKVMDEEFGDKERCAWSFKDSGCRLYVKHVEKGDGSTVIDYVYDNRSNSVTIPFTADSDIENAIHCIAVMSLLGVSDEVIAERMSRLTPVGTRLNVMEGVNNCMLICDAYTSDYHSLNPALAFMGRRMTADRTSTVILSDVMHEDMNSDALYRSIAELLQNRHIDRVIGIGPEISRHASCFGGDAKFYRSTDEFLSETTTSDFDHELVLIKGAGDFRFDRIVDILEARQHETVLEVNLDAVVHNFNNFRAQVRPATGIVAMVKASGYGAGSYELAKTLQSQGAAYLAVAVLDEGVDLRKAGITMPIMVLNPRVVNYKSLFNYRLEPEIYSFDILNEIICEGRRYSITDYPVHIKLDTGMHRLGFLESDMTELVRVLKSQNVIKPRSVFSHLAAADCPELDDYTRGQFEYFARCCEQLQGAFDYHILRHILNSTGITRFPEYQYDMVRLGICLYGIPTLTDGSQGDLKPVSSMHTAIISIKEWEAGTTIGYSCKGVLHRKSRIATIPIGYADGLDRHLGNGRMSVWINGHRCPTVGNICMDICMIDVTDASCAVGDQVEIFGNNISVMEIADVLGTIPYEVLTSVSSRVKRVYYRE; encoded by the coding sequence ATGAAATATTCTATATCACGGATATCGGCCGAACTTGGCATCGATAGAGTGTCATGTCCCGATTATGAAGTGTCTTTGTTGCTGACCGACTCGCGTTCGCTCATATATCCTTCGGAATCGTTGTTCTTCGCGCTGCGCACGAGCAATAACGACGGACATCGTTACATCGAGGAGCTTTACGGCAAGGGCGTGCGCAACTTTGTGGTCGAGAGGGTGCCCGATTCGCTTAAGGATGCTGCCGATGTCAACTTCCTTGTGGTGGACGATGTCAAGAGTGCGTTACAGACGATTGCCTGCCGTCACCGTGACAGGTTTGATGTGCCCGTTATCGGCATCACGGGAAGCCGTGGCAAGACTACCATAAAGGAGTGGCTCTATCAGCTGCTGCAGAGCGATTTCCGCATAGTGCGCAGCCCCCGCAGCTTTAACAGTCAGATAGGTGTTCCGCTGTCGGTGTGGGAGATGAATGATGATATAGACCTTGGCATATTCGAGGCCGGTATATCGATGCCGGGCGAGATGCAGTCGCTGCAGCGTATGATAAAGCCCACCATAGGAATTTTGACTAATGTGGGCGGCGAGCATGCCGAGGGGTTTGAGTCGATGCTGGAGAAGTGCCGGGAGAAGGCCGGCCTCTTTGTCGATTGCGACCGATTGATATACTGTGACGACGACCCGCTTGTGAAAAAGGTGATGGACGAGGAGTTTGGCGACAAGGAGCGTTGTGCCTGGTCGTTCAAGGACAGCGGTTGCCGACTCTATGTCAAGCACGTTGAAAAGGGTGACGGATCGACTGTGATAGACTATGTATATGACAACCGATCGAATTCGGTGACGATTCCGTTTACGGCCGACAGCGATATCGAGAATGCGATACATTGCATAGCCGTGATGAGCCTGCTGGGAGTGTCGGATGAAGTCATTGCCGAGCGAATGTCACGACTCACACCCGTTGGCACACGCCTCAATGTCATGGAGGGTGTCAACAACTGCATGCTTATATGCGATGCCTATACGAGCGACTATCACTCACTGAATCCGGCATTGGCCTTTATGGGGCGACGCATGACCGCCGACCGCACATCGACGGTGATATTGAGCGATGTCATGCATGAGGATATGAACTCCGACGCTCTCTACCGCAGCATAGCCGAACTGCTTCAGAACCGTCACATCGACCGTGTGATCGGCATCGGTCCTGAAATATCGCGTCACGCATCCTGCTTCGGAGGTGACGCCAAGTTTTATCGTTCGACCGACGAGTTCCTGAGCGAAACTACCACGAGTGACTTCGACCATGAGCTGGTGCTGATAAAGGGAGCGGGTGACTTCAGGTTTGACAGGATTGTCGACATTCTTGAGGCGCGACAGCATGAAACGGTGCTTGAGGTCAACCTTGACGCGGTGGTGCATAACTTCAACAATTTCCGTGCGCAGGTGCGTCCTGCGACCGGAATCGTCGCCATGGTGAAGGCTTCGGGTTATGGTGCCGGTTCCTACGAGCTTGCAAAGACGCTTCAGAGCCAGGGTGCGGCTTATCTTGCCGTGGCGGTGCTCGATGAAGGAGTAGATTTGAGGAAGGCGGGAATAACGATGCCTATAATGGTGCTCAATCCGCGAGTTGTCAACTACAAGTCGCTGTTCAACTACAGGCTTGAACCGGAGATATATTCATTTGACATTCTGAACGAGATAATATGTGAGGGACGGCGTTACAGCATAACCGATTATCCGGTGCACATAAAGCTTGACACCGGAATGCACCGATTGGGATTTCTTGAGAGTGACATGACTGAGCTTGTAAGAGTGCTTAAGAGCCAGAATGTAATAAAGCCTCGCTCGGTATTCAGCCACCTTGCCGCCGCCGATTGTCCTGAACTTGACGATTATACACGCGGACAATTTGAGTACTTCGCCCGATGCTGTGAGCAGCTGCAGGGAGCATTTGACTACCACATACTGCGTCACATCCTGAACTCCACCGGCATAACACGTTTCCCCGAATATCAATATGACATGGTGCGTCTTGGTATATGCCTTTACGGAATTCCCACGCTGACCGACGGTTCGCAGGGCGATTTGAAGCCGGTAAGTTCGATGCACACAGCCATCATATCGATAAAGGAGTGGGAGGCCGGAACCACAATAGGCTACAGCTGCAAGGGAGTGTTGCATCGCAAGTCACGCATCGCCACTATACCGATAGGATATGCCGACGGCCTTGATCGTCATCTCGGAAACGGGCGTATGTCAGTGTGGATTAACGGCCATCGCTGCCCCACGGTGGGTAACATCTGCATGGATATATGCATGATTGATGTTACCGACGCGTCGTGTGCCGTAGGCGATCAGGTCGAGATATTCGGAAACAATATATCGGTCATGGAGATTGCCGATGTTCTCGGAACGATTCCCTACGAGGTGCTCACTTCGGTGTCATCGCGTGTCAAGAGGGTTTATTATCGCGAGTAA
- a CDS encoding type B 50S ribosomal protein L31 — protein sequence MKQDIHPSNYREVVFKDMSNDEIFITRSTVAAKETIEVDGVTYPLVKLEITSSSHPFFTGKQKLVDTAGRVDKFMSRYGNRKKK from the coding sequence ATGAAACAAGACATCCATCCTTCCAACTACCGCGAAGTAGTGTTTAAAGATATGTCAAACGACGAAATCTTCATTACTCGTTCAACAGTAGCCGCTAAGGAAACTATCGAGGTAGATGGCGTAACCTATCCTCTCGTGAAGCTTGAAATCACAAGCTCTTCTCACCCCTTCTTCACCGGCAAGCAGAAGCTCGTCGATACTGCCGGTCGTGTGGACAAGTTCATGAGCCGTTACGGCAACCGCAAGAAGAAATAA